The DNA sequence tggtgcaaagatatttcactctattttcttcagtggtttcatttatgatcattgtcatctcgaatatccttaaaaactcaacgtcaggaagaatttaaggtcctttaaatgataattcagtatcattcatacaacgaggagcgtgccaatgctcttaatcaggttggatagacctaaagtcgttgttagagatgtgatttaggtgtaaagttagtgtgcatagtacgcattcatccagacaactaactttcccacattcctacctaatcacgtgtttaattgaatcggtcacatgtattaagaaacatgattcaattaactcatattcgaggacaatatcaataagattatccataagtaaaacatacaccaaacttgaatccaagaacatggaaaaatattcacaaagtaaatttactaaggggattcggccaatAAGACCATCCATGTCGAAATTTTTCTCTGCCAACGATGTTCGGTGGAGCAAAAtcaatctcacatattgactactagaatggtactcctcaacaacattggtaggggcacgaacaggtgcataaccaatgatttaTTCCATCAAGACGGGAGTATATTCTTGCAAGGTTGAGGTTCGagaatattatcccttattcttgaagttttaggtcttatgtaccaaggatcatgcttcgggcatgatgccacaccttggcaggccctgattATACTATATGTTTGTGAACACAAACTCGAAATTGTATTGTGAAAGAATATGCCATTCAGTGTATCCCTGCCGAAGCAGTGCATCACCATTTGGTTAGGTTTTGACCGAACTAGGTCGAGCCATTCGATAGACTCCAGCCGAACTGGGTCCATACCTTTCTCTCAactttgtggtagtaatcagatccgagaatttggtaaatttccactttctacactgctgcttcaggagcttgttagaaacatggaatgacgagaaaagtattctccagtcaagattcgatcggatttataaaattcagaattgtactcatttatggacgtaatcatggtttgCTGCGGGCAatttctttcatgattagacggtctatagaagcgagccaaagagccatggaatcctcgttcagggagtatttccatttgtaatgctttgagcataagtcttcgaatgaagattatggcggaggcttatccagctcttccttgccattgttggcatcaatggtttctcatcttcttgatagtcaagtggagattcacgtcttgtaccccacctaaagtggtttctattagaaaacgtccaaatcaggaaaatcaaacttgtgacggtttgacaatccactgaatttgagggaacaagattgtgatttgtgttatgggaatgaatcatccataagcatcaaagttagaacattcgagttctaagacatggttttcatgaaaaacgtcgggttttcatgggtgtattgttttatgaaatcttcgggtttcaaaggcactaaatttgaaactacaggttcaatttagtttatgaacgtttagttcataaaggagAGGTTCCTACAAGAAActcagaatgcaatatactaatttagtgtagtggatttgagttgtcttcgggaactcaagtgtgagagcttcattactacgaaagtatgtgacggttcaaagaaaagaaataaattattgaatcgttaatgtccaaaagtgatcttcaggtcaataattttggatttattatcagattaatggactgcaggtcacttttaattaattcaatagatcgggaccatttggggtcgatcgtagaagcaaaataatattaaaataatattattggatcgaaaatAGAGCCCTAAAAATAATTGGGCTTAATGCCGGGTGTTAAGAGGCACAGGTTGGGTGCCTTAAGCATAAGGCGAGGCCCAAACGTTCCTTTGGTGGTGGCTGCAGGCCATGGGTGAGGAATGGGAGACCCTAGCCGCAGCTGGGTTGTGTTTTGGGCCACAAGGGAGTGCATAGACAGGTCTAGCACAAGTTGGCCTGTGGGTTGTCACGAGGATCCCAGCGAAGGCTGGTTGCGTGAAAGCAGCCCCATAGTTACTACAGGTTACAGGCTTGGGTATGGGTGGCGCAGTGACAAGCCCAGCATATGTTGGCTATATGTATGCAGGCCAGAGCAACAAAACCCAGCAACCAAAAAGGTTGCAGCGTGTGTATGGGAGGACAGCCCAGACAATTGGGCAGGTTGGATGGCCGCAGGCCAAGGCCAGTGTGTATAGGCTCAGGGCTGCAGGCCCTACCGAGGTAAAATCCAGGCCTAGGCCTGGTGATTATTTGCACAATGATGGTGCGGTGGTGTGCCGCACCATGTCCTAAttcccccattttttttttcaaatcctttagggtttaggaaaaccCGAAAcatgcttctaatttaattgaatactttgactcacaaattccacatagcaattaTTGCGTAAtgtatgaaacaaatatatatattgaccaatatatgaacatatacaatatatatatcggaaggtaaatataaatgtagggggttTATGTATCATGggaaatgttttcatgcttcataggtcgtttcaaatatcttcctttattttaagctcACCTGAGtagcagaaaacaacaaaagcctttgaatttgtaggagATCCTTCTTGAAAGCCGGAATTCTCCAATGCGTCcccaaattaaagatcaaactctcttgtTAGCGTAGCGTCAagagcatgctgataacgtgttgtaggcctatttaattGAGCGATCtaaggtttagagagagagagggaggccggccactttagagagaatagagattgatttaaagaaaaactaattaaaagagtttgaaaactttgagttttaatgataaggacaaaataaagggtaaagtgaatagtaccaggattgactttttagtgtaaaaatgtggtttttcgttaaagtgaacagtacctggtgcttttcgttaaagttcccttgatTTAATTGTAGGTGTGTGTTATCTCACCcctttgtgcctttatttatagtagtaggaagggtaaaacctttccctttaggattacaacatttaataggtaatctaatcctaataggaatataagatacattcccatatttcctaggatttacacaatcacattcctattctaaataggactgcaacagtGTAAGTATTATATCATCTCGACAAGATAATAATTGTATCTTCTCTCgctccccccccccctttttattttaagatattttttattgatagatATCTTTATTGATCAGTAATAATAAGGCCCTTATTTTTATTTGGTATATACAATAATTTGAATTTCGttattaatttctaattttttttaatttaataaaacttACTCATCCctattttcattttaaaattggATTTGAAAGGAAAGGGCATACAAAAGTATGGTTGGTTTCTTCAGGAAAAGGATTCTTGTCGGATCTTTTTCCTAGGGATTCTAAAGATCTCGTGATCGTGatcgttcattgtatattgtttgatcagaaatcattttaaaaagttaaaatttaaaattaaatataaataatacataACAAAAACTAATCGTATGATATACAATGAATTATCATAATCGCGGGATTCCTAGGATCCCTAGAAAAAAGATCCGACAAGGATCCTTTTCTGTTTCTCCACTCATAAAAGATAAAGCTTAGAcctaaaataagaaaataatgtaTTGCCTCTATGACAAAACATGAAGCGGACAGGGACGGACGGAacatggacaaggattgtctgccctccttgttcttgtaccctcatgttttgtgtggtcacgcttaagccacgtcaacatggacaaaaatgaatagtaatataaaatgttgacgtggcttaaccgtaaccacacaaacaggagggcatgggagggcacgggaacaaggagggcagacaatccttgtccacgGAACATAGTCCAAAAAGTAGCCATCATATccagacaaggattgtctgccctcctgttttgtgtggtcacggttaagccacatcaacattttatatggTTTTTGatagagataataaaacaaaaatgaatagtaatataaaatgttgacgtggcttagctgtgaccacacaaacaggagagcACGCgaacaaggagggcagacaatccttgtccaatgccctcctgttttgtgtgatcacggttaaaccacgttaacatggataaaaataaatagtaatataaattaTTGACGTAGGTTAACTGTGATTACACAAACAAGGCATAGAAGGCATGGaaaggcagacaatccttatccACGGAACATAGTCCAAAAAGTAGCCATCATATCCAGTCTCCAACGTAAAGTACCCAAATCGGTGTATCCTCTTCTCCCTCGCGTTTCTTCCCTACGCGCTAACGTGACCGCTAAAATCGACTCTTGTAAAATCGTAGAAATCCTCGAAAACCCACGCGAGTACCTTTGTTTCCCTACTCGAGAGCGTGTGCTCCGTTTCCCTGATCCTCTGATGTAATTATGGTGATGATTTCGAGGCAAATGACGCCAGCTCAAACGGTTAAGAGCAGAagctgcagaagaagaagaagaacgagaCGACACCGTTTAATTCGAAGGTTTGAACTTCGTTCGAAATGGATCAGAGCCGTGCGCCTCTCGATTTCGACCTCAACTCCTTGCTATCCTACGCCTCCGCCAACGTTCTTGGCttccctccctctccctccaATTTCACAGTCTCtaaggttctctctctctctctctctctctctctctctctctctctctctctctctatatatatatatatatatatatttgtgtatgCATCTTCTGGATTTTGATTTGGGATTGCGAATTACGACATGATAGTTCGGGCATGGGCAATCGAATCCGACGTATAAGATAGAGGTAGGGTCGGGGGCATCGCCGAAACGCTACGTTTTGAGGAAGAAGCCGCCGGGGAAGTTGCTCCAGTCTGCTCATGCCGTCGAGAGAGAGTTCCAGGTCAGCTCTCCCTCTTGTCCCCTTGTTATTTTCTGACTAGCAATTCTATCtgctctgtttggttgccgagaaagtgTAGGAAAAGAAGATACTTTATTTTGTGTGACTGATGTTCCTTTGttatcaaaatttaatttatgtaAGATGATTTTCTGTTGGCTGACAAAGGTTCgattttttatcttttctgtTTGGAATTACAGGTTCTTCAGGCATTGGGTAATCATACATTGGTTCCAGTTCCAAAAGTTTACTGTTTATGTACCGATTCAGGGGTCATCGGAACCCCCTTTTACATCATGGAGTTTCTGGAAGGGCGCATTTTTCTCGACCCCAAGCTTCCGGTACCAATTTACTCTGTCAAGTTATGGTTTTTGTTCGTATTAAATTGGTGTTATAGATTTGGTGCcggttggttttttgttttactcTATTAAATTTTGCTATTTGAGTACAATTTGTTATATTCGCTTTTGATCAGGGTGTAGCACCTGAGAGGAGGAGGGTACTTTACCAAGCAACTGCAAGAGCTCTAGCATCCCTACATTCTGCTGATGTTGATGCCATTGGTCTAGGAAAATATGGTCGTCGTGACAACTATTGCAAACGGCAGGTACATAAATGTTGTTTTCTGAATCATAGACGAAAATTTACTTAATATGCTTGTATAGTTGTATTGGAACCTAATATATGCCTAAAGGAGCTGTATGTCaatattagtttttcttataacTTAGCGGGGCTTATGAACCctatgcttttgcttttcttagGTAGAGAGGTGGGCGAAGCAATATATTGCCTCAACTGGTGAGGGCAAGCCCAAGAGAAATCCGAAGATGTTTGAGCTGATTGATTGGTTACAGCAGAACATTCCTCTTGAAGATTCTTCTGGGACAGCAGCGGGCTTAGTTCATGGGGACTTTCGCATTGATAATCTTGTGTTTCATCCTATTGAGGTTTGGTACTTCGAGAGACCTTATTCATTTGAGTGCTTAAGTGGAGATACCCATATACATGCTTGTTTGTGTTCTTGAAGTCAAATATAGAGAACTTTTCCTAATCAATCTGCTTCTTATCTGGACTCAAATCTTTTGAGGATTATGCATTTCAGTCATCAAAAGTTATGTTCAGTGACAAAATACAAACTCTCTCTGAATAGCTCTTACTGTGCAGGATCAAGTGATTGGCATTCTTGACTGGGAATTATCTACTCTTGGAAATCAAATGTGTGATGTTGCTTATAGCTGTTTGGTACTTGACCAAGTTTCAAACTTAACCGTCTGGCTTGTGGATAGTTGAATAATGTATTATCATGGGCATTTTCCgctttaataatttaataatttaattactaCTTTAAATCCTTTGCAGCCTTACATCGTGGACATCGGGGCTGAAGTTGGTGAAGGTTTGGAACACACGGGGGTTCCAGAAGGGATTCCTTCTCAGGCAGAGTATGTAGCAGAATACTGTTCTTCATCAGTAAGTCAGTAGTACAATAGCATTGAATGAACAGTGATGCATGTGCTCATTTTCTTAGTCTAATTTacactttctttttttggtaatttatgTCTATGAGAATTTTAGCCTGCATAAGTGGTTGTCAAAGGCGTTAAGAATAATATAGATGGGTGTTAATGCAGATACTTGCCCGATAGATAGCTCCTTTGGGtagtttattttctgtttttgatTAATTATATTCAGTTACAATGCAAATGCGGCAATGCAGGGAAAGCCATGGCCTTTTGCTGAGTGGAAGTTCTATGTTGCCTTCTCCTTATTTCGAGGGGCATCAATTTTTGCAGGGATATATAGTAGATGGATTATGGTAACTTCTGAAACAATTGTTTGACATTGAATTTTTAGTTCAGTGCAAAACACTTTCGTCAAGGGATGATGGAAAAAACAGTAGTTAAGTGGTAGGTTCCTTACAATGCAGGGTAATGCTTCTGGAGGAGAGAGTGCCCAGCATGCTGGGGATAGAGCTAATTTTATTATAGACTATGCATGGAAATTTATTCGACGAGAATCTGTGCTTCCCAAGAATCCTCCGTCAGGTACTATGCCATCTAACAATTTTGTGTTCCTTGAAATACATGTTTTCTTTATATGGATCaattatttttctcaattttcaAACATAATGGCTTGCAAGAGTATTGACATACCAAATTGTGGCCTAAGGTGCTTCCCTTGCTCAAGACTACTCGAAAAGATTTGGACAAGAGAGTGATGATCAAGGATTTTCAAAAGGGGGAGGGAGGTTTGTCCCCAGTAAAAGGATTTCAGAATTGAGAAACAGGTTGATAAAGTTCATGGAAGATCATATTTATCCCATGGAACAAGAATTCAACAAACTTGCTGAGTCTAGCTCACGTTGGACGGTTCATCCAGGGGAGGAGAGGTTAAAGGAGCTAGCAAAGAAAGAAGGCCTCTGGAACTTATTTATACCTGTATGTGTTTGCTGTTCATTTTTCCAAGTTTGGAAACTAATTTATTGTATAATGCAGAATAATTTTCTTTCCAGTGGACATAACTGGTTTCTACCTTTGTGCTTGTGTGAAGTTTGACAGTGCTGCCAGGgccagaaaattaatttttgatGGAAGCAATCATCTTTTATCAGAGAATTCCTCCAATCACTTATTGGGCGCAGGTCTTTCAAACCTTGAATACGGATATCTTTGTGAGATCATGGGTCGTTCAGTTTGGGCTCCACAAGTGTTCAATTGTGGTGCACCTGACACGGGAAATATGGAGGTATGAAAGTTTTTAGATTACGAACTGCTTACGAATGATGAACCAGTGGTACCACCATTTTTCTATCAGGAAAAGCATCTCGTGATCCTAATGAGGTCATTGTCTAGAGGATGATTTGGGAAAAGATTAATAAGTGCTTTCCTTTTTGGGATTGCTTTGTTTAATGATATGCAGATGAACATATTTTAATAGTGCAACGGTTAAACTTTATATACTCTCTTGTGAAACATGTCTGGCCTTTTGCATGATATATTGATCTGTTCTACACTTAACTTTTGCATTAGGTATTGTTGCGCTATGGCAGCAAGGAGCAGCTACTTGAATGGCTTGTTCCTTTGCTTGAGGGGAAAATTCGGTCAGGATTCGCAATGACGGAACCCCAAGTTGCATCCTCTGATGCGACCAATATCGAGTGTTCTATTAAAAGGTGAGTTTATGCAGCATCTATGGTGATGGCAGTGTCTTCTTTCTCAAAATCATTGAATTTTACACAGCAGCATTCATGAAATTATACGGGAAATGCATCTCGAATCACAACATTTTCATCCAAGCTTCTTCACAGATATTGGCAATCACTGGATGTGTTATATTCCATTTCCTTCAAGTTTCCTCtagatatatatttaatattttatattggcTCTGAATTGCATGTACAGAGAAGGAGATTCATATATCATCAACGGAAAGAAATGGTGGACAAGTGGTGCTATGGATCCAAGGTGTAGAGTTCTTATAGTCATGGTTAGTTCTTGTATGCCATTTAATTACTCGTTCAATTCattgttaattttattaatGAAGGTTATCGAATACTATGTAGGGGAAAACCGACTTCAATGCTTCCATGCATAAGCAGCAATCTATGATCTTAGTGGATATCCAAACTCCAGGTGTACACATAAAGAGACCACTTACAGTTTTTGGCTTTGATGATGCACCTCATGGGCATGCAGAAGTATTATTTGAGAATGTACGTGTCCCAGCAAAAAATATTCTACTTGGAGAAGGACGTGGGTTTGAAATCGCACAGGTATTGTACTTCATTGCTCTTTGATCAGCTCCAGTGTCCTGTTAGGATCTTATGGCATTTGTAGCACCACATGCTGATGTGACCGTGAATTAGTTTCATTTCTGAGATGTCTTTCTGGAATTAACCGATGATTCTTAGTTTCAAATCATATGTGGCCAGAGCTTGTTGGTTTTGTGACTGAACGTATCCTAGATTCACTCTGCAGAATCTTCTAATTGCTTTAGTTATTGACGATAACTTAAAATTCTTGCAGGGTAGACTAGGCCCAGGAAGGTTACACCATTGCATGAGGCTGATAGGAGCTGCCGAGCGTGGCATCTGGCTAATGGCTCAAAGGGCTCTTAGTAGAAAAGTTTTTGGGAAGTTGATTGCTGAACAAGGCTCATTTCTTTCAGATATTGCAAAGGTAATGATGATTTTGCCCCCTTTAATAGCGTACCTGAGAAACTTTTGTTTCTACAAAGAGAGACTAATCATACAACAGAGATAAATCAGACTTCAAGTCTTTCCAGCCATTTAGATGATTTAAGAAGTGATCCGATTTGAATTTTTAGATTCATCTCTTGGACACTTGTAATGAGAATGTCGGCACTCTTTCTTAATCGGCTTTCTGTCTTTCAGTGTCGAATTGAGCTAGAGAAAGCCAGATTGTTGGTTCTGGAGGCAGCTGACCAGCTCGATAGACTTGGAAACAAAAAGGCCCGAGGAACCATAGCAATGGCAAAGGTACGTACAGTTTGTAGAATCTTAACTGGGTGTGGGGCAAGAGTTTGGTGTAGTGTTCTTTTAACTCTCAATCAGAATGCGTGTATATACACCGAATATGCACTTCTCTCTAAATTTGTGTCATTTGGAGCAGGTAGCGGCCCCAAACATGGCGCTAATGGTGCTCGACATGGCAATGCAAGTGCACGGTGGCGCTGGCTTGTCTTCCGACACTTGTCtggcacatctttgggccacgGCAAGAACATTGAGAATCGCAGATGGTCCAGATGAAGTCCACTTGGGTACTATCGCCAAGTTAGAACTACGGAGAGCCAAACTATGAATCTTTCAGACCAAGCTTTCAACAAAACAAgaacttttcttctttcataGTCGAGTGCGAGCAAGTCGCGTGCTTCGCCCGAAAACGCTTTTCCCCAAGTTATTATAAAagttgttgaaatttgattcaacaacTACAAACAGTAGcatattttaaaagttataataacatTGAAGTAAATGTTATGAATTTACTTTTACCAGTCGATAAAACAGCATCATCTACATCTACAAAATCATTTCCTTTTTTCTCAAAGCACGTAAAAGAATCATCTATATATCAAGAAAGGTAAAAGTAAACACAATTTATTAATGGCAATTGAGAGGTCTTAGTGGTATTCTTTTTCAGGTAGGTACCCATCTTTGGAAGATAAATTATACGTACAAAAGGTATCTAGGGTATCTGCTAAACTTAATTAAGCAGGCTAATCAAAATCTCAAATATCTGAACAAAATGTGTACGTGTTAATTTTATCGAATTACGTCCCAACTTTATGTATTAACTAGCTAGCTAAATGAAATTTTCTGGTAACACTACGGCAGTGCACGATTAATGGAGATGCGGAGTTAAATATTACCACTCATTAATCTGAGAAAAAAGTGGATCACGAACTCAGACAATATAGTTAGACACCAATTAGTCATTACCAAGTGCTATTAAGTTACCCTAATTTGGACATTATCCAATTTTAGAAAGCATGATTAACGACCATTAATTTTGTCTGGACTGGAGACTGATCAGTGACCTCCCACGCACCTAACAGAAATAACTTGCGCTCAGAAATTTGTGGTCTAGGGCTCCCTATAAATTCCATCACTATCCCACCATTCCAAACCAGACCAGAGCCAAAGGGGCACCAGACCCTTCCTCCAACAAGAGAAGCCCCGGCAGCGCTCTGTAGCTCAccggagaaagaagaaaaattcatcaaaaaagaaagaaacacaCACCTTTCTGCTTCAAttgattatttttctttctcgaTCACAACTGTTACTAGCAAAGAAGATGGCAGCTAGtcaagcaaagaagaagaagatagccGTCATCATCGTATCGGTTGTACTTCTGGTGGCGATGCTAGTGGCGGTGATAGTGGGTGTCAAAATGGCCAAAAAAGGCGGCAACAAGAAGGCTCCAAAGGTTGGCAAGTCGAAAAAGGCCATCGAGACCATATGCCAGCCCACAACCTACAAAGAAACCTGCCAGAGCAGCCTCGAGAAGGTGGCGGGTGACAGCACCGACGCCAAGGACCTGATCAAGGCCGGGTTGCAGGTGGCAGAAGACAAAGTTAACGAGGCGATCAAGAACTCGGACACCTTGAAAGAGCTTGCCAAGGATCCAATGGCCAGCCAGGCTTTGGACGTGTGCAAGCAACTGTTGGACACCGCAGTTGAGGATCTCCACGGTGCGGTGGATAAGATGGGGTCATTCGATCCTAACAAGACCGATGACTACCTTGAAGATCTCAAGGTGTGGCTGAGCGCCGCCGTCAATCACCAGGCAACCTGCCTTGACGCGTTTAAGGACACCAAGGGCGAGGCTGGTGAGAAAATGAAGGGCTTTTTGAAGACAGCGCAAGAACTCACCAGCAATGGACTTGCCATGGTCTCCGAAATCTCTGGTCTCGTCGGATCTCTTCACTTGAACTCTCACCGCCGCCTCCTGTCCTCGTCAAATGGCGGTCCGAAAAAGTGGCATGATAAGACAGTGCCAGGGTGGATGAGTGATCGCAAGCTTGATCTCTTGACTGCCACTCCGCAGAGCCTGAAGCCCGACGTGGTTGTGGCTCAAGATGGGACAGGCAAGTACAAGACCATCAACGAGGCCTTGAAGGAGGTCCCACCGAATAGCAAGAAGACCTTTGTGATTTATATTAAGGGGGGAGTGTACAAAGAGATTGTCGTCGTTAACAAGCAAATGACCAATGTTG is a window from the Malus domestica chromosome 16, GDT2T_hap1 genome containing:
- the LOC103414588 gene encoding probable acyl-CoA dehydrogenase IBR3, whose amino-acid sequence is MDQSRAPLDFDLNSLLSYASANVLGFPPSPSNFTVSKFGHGQSNPTYKIEVGSGASPKRYVLRKKPPGKLLQSAHAVEREFQVLQALGNHTLVPVPKVYCLCTDSGVIGTPFYIMEFLEGRIFLDPKLPGVAPERRRVLYQATARALASLHSADVDAIGLGKYGRRDNYCKRQVERWAKQYIASTGEGKPKRNPKMFELIDWLQQNIPLEDSSGTAAGLVHGDFRIDNLVFHPIEDQVIGILDWELSTLGNQMCDVAYSCLPYIVDIGAEVGEGLEHTGVPEGIPSQAEYVAEYCSSSGKPWPFAEWKFYVAFSLFRGASIFAGIYSRWIMGNASGGESAQHAGDRANFIIDYAWKFIRRESVLPKNPPSGASLAQDYSKRFGQESDDQGFSKGGGRFVPSKRISELRNRLIKFMEDHIYPMEQEFNKLAESSSRWTVHPGEERLKELAKKEGLWNLFIPFDSAARARKLIFDGSNHLLSENSSNHLLGAGLSNLEYGYLCEIMGRSVWAPQVFNCGAPDTGNMEVLLRYGSKEQLLEWLVPLLEGKIRSGFAMTEPQVASSDATNIECSIKREGDSYIINGKKWWTSGAMDPRCRVLIVMGKTDFNASMHKQQSMILVDIQTPGVHIKRPLTVFGFDDAPHGHAEVLFENVRVPAKNILLGEGRGFEIAQGRLGPGRLHHCMRLIGAAERGIWLMAQRALSRKVFGKLIAEQGSFLSDIAKCRIELEKARLLVLEAADQLDRLGNKKARGTIAMAKVAAPNMALMVLDMAMQVHGGAGLSSDTCLAHLWATARTLRIADGPDEVHLGTIAKLELRRAKL
- the LOC114821931 gene encoding putative pectinesterase/pectinesterase inhibitor 28; this translates as MAASQAKKKKIAVIIVSVVLLVAMLVAVIVGVKMAKKGGNKKAPKVGKSKKAIETICQPTTYKETCQSSLEKVAGDSTDAKDLIKAGLQVAEDKVNEAIKNSDTLKELAKDPMASQALDVCKQLLDTAVEDLHGAVDKMGSFDPNKTDDYLEDLKVWLSAAVNHQATCLDAFKDTKGEAGEKMKGFLKTAQELTSNGLAMVSEISGLVGSLHLNSHRRLLSSSNGGPKKWHDKTVPGWMSDRKLDLLTATPQSLKPDVVVAQDGTGKYKTINEALKEVPPNSKKTFVIYIKGGVYKEIVVVNKQMTNVVMIGDGPTKTRISGGLNKADGVSTENTATFAALGNYFIAKGIGFENTAGYIKHQAVALRVQSDFSIFYNCHMDGFQDTLYTEAYRQYYRDCTITGTIDFIFGDGVTLFQNCKMMVRKPAEGQSCMVTAQGRTDHNEITGMFLQNCTITGEPDYMNVKEKSKAYLGRPWKDFARVIVMQSSIDEAIVPEGWSEWVGKKTNQTCFFGEYGNRGPRADMTKRVRWPTVKALTSDKVAAFTPAKVFLGVDWLKPSGVPYVPGMMSV